A genomic window from Chanos chanos chromosome 14, fChaCha1.1, whole genome shotgun sequence includes:
- the ephx4 gene encoding epoxide hydrolase 4, with translation MARLLHNLLLLTVRLTFKIRVFGYWFLIYGYCVICTGIALLKLWWNIIIRPSTTFQWTIRETPPACLNDTSLGTHCYVRIKESGLRFHYVAAGERGKPLMLFLHGFPEFWFSWRHQLREFKSEFRVVAVDMRGYGESDVPPSTDTYSLDYLLTDVKDIVEYLGYNRCFLVGHDWGGTIAWLFAIHYPEMVTKLIVLNCPHPSVFTDYTLRHPSQLLKSSYIFFFQLPRFPELMLSINDFKALKSLFTSRSTGIGRKGRWLTNEELEAYLYALSQPGNLTGALNYYRNVFSFLPLIQTEVRSPVLLLWGERDAFLEQEMAETCRLYIRNHFRLNIISGASHWLQQDQPDIVNTLIWTFLKEGEGRKNYRN, from the exons ATGGCGAGACTGCTTCACAACTTGCTGTTGTTGACAGTCCGACTCACGTTCAAGATCAGAGTTTTCGGCTACTGGTTTTTGATATATGGGTATTGTGTTATATGCACGGGCATAGCATTGTTAAAACTTTGGTGGAATATAATAATAAGGCCGTCAACAACCTTCCAATGGACTATTCGCGAGACTCCTCCAGCTTGCCTGAATGACACGTCCTTGGGAACCCACTGTTACGTTAGAATAAAG gaatCTGGGCTGAGATTCCACTACGTTGCTgcgggagagagaggcaaaccACTTATGCTGTTTCTGCACGGATTCCCTGAGTTCTG GTTTTCATGGCGCCATCAGTTGCGTGAGTTCAAGAGCGAGTTCCGTGTCGTTGCCGTGGATATGCGTGGTTACGGTGAGTCCGACGTCCCGCCGTCGACAGACACCTACAGCCTTGACTACCTGCTGACTGACGTCAAGGACATTGTGGAGTATTTGG GTTACAACAGATGTTTCCTGGTTGGACATGACTGGGGGGGGACTATAGCCTGGCTCTTTGCCATTCACTACCCGGAAATGGTGACCAAACTCATCGTGTTAAACTGTCCTCACCCCTCTGTGTTCACAG ACTATACTCTTCGTCATCCCAGTCAGCTTCTCAAGTCCAGTTACATCTTTTTCTTCCAGTTACCCCGTTTTCCAGAGTTAATGCTTTCCATCAATGATTTCAAG GCCCTCAAGAGCCTGTTTACAAGCCGCAGCACGGGAATTGGACGGAAGGGACGTTGGCTCACCAACGAGGAACTGGAGGCTTACTTGTATGCCCTGTCCCAGCCTGGGAACCTGACTGGAGCCCTCAACTACTACAGGAACGTGTTCAG CTTCCTCCCTCTTATTCAGACAGAGGTCAGGTCTCCAGTTCTGCTGctatggggggagagagacgcCTTTCTGGAGCAGGAGATGGCTGAAACCTGTCGTCTTTACATCAGAAACCACTTTCGTCTCAATATTATCTCTGGAGCCAGTCATTGGTTGCAGCAAGACCAGCCCGACATCGTTAACACACTCATATGGACCTTCctcaaagagggagagggacggAAAAACTACAGGAACTGA